CTTTGCTGTCGGCCTTCGGCCAGTAGCTGCAGCATCGGCAAAGCAAACCCGGCAGTCTTGCCTGTGCCTGTCTGAGCTGATGCCAGTATATCCTTTCCTTGCAAAATGAGTGGAATGGCCTTTTCCTGAATTGGAGAAGGGGTACTATATCCTTTTTTGTTGACTGCATGCAACAGGGATTCGGATAGTCCCAAAGATTTAAACGACATATAAATTGTTTGTGAAACGACAATTTATTTTAAATGTCATTTCTTTGTAAGCCACAAAAGTACACCTTATTTATTCAGCATCAGGTTAAGATTTCATTTACCCGGGGAATAATACCTATTTCAGACCGCATATAAAGGAAGAAGCGGAGCATCTACTGGCCCAACCTACCAGTAAACACTCCGCTCTTACAACTAAAATGAGAAGCCACCTCCCGAAGGAGGCGGCCACTCAACTAAACAGGCTACTAAAATCCAATGGTGGCTTCAATCACTACACCATTAAATTCTGCTCCCTGATATTGGCTGCCATTCCATCCGGCTCCATCATATGTTTGCTTCACATATTCTATTTTCGCCAGTACGTTTTTGGTCATGAACCAACCTCCTCCAAAATTGATTCGCTGTGTGTCCCGAGCAGCAGCTGCGTCGGTCATTTCACCGCTTACGCTATTGAAACGGCCACCAAGGTATAATTGCTCCTCACCACCAAATCTGTAAAGCGCCTCTGCTCCAAGCTGTGTGAAGCTACCACCTACGGCATCATCACCATTGCTTGTTACTTCAAACACTCCGAAGAACTCAAGGCCTTTGAACTTCACAAATGGGTTGATCTGAAAGGCTGTCTGGTATTTGAAGCCAGGATTGAATCTTGGAGAAAAGTCACTGCTGGAAATGGTCTGAGTACCTAACAACTGGTAGTATCTGCCACCGGCACGGTCACCGTTGTATAGGTAGTCTCTGGTGCCTTTGTCAGAGCTGCTGTAGAAAGAGCCAGTCAAACGAAGACGTAGGTCATCATTGATCTGGTCATCGTAGCCCAGTTTACCGAAGAGCACAAAGCCATCATCACCTGGTAGTGGACTCTGATTGAGTCGGCCATTGGTGGCTCCAAGTACTCCTATAAAACCTGATGTATTGATGGTCAGTTCAGCGAATGGCTCTGTGGTAAAAGAGTCCATGATGTAATTGCCCACAAATGGATTGAAAATAGCTCTGGCATTATCGGATCTTCTGAAGTGTGCATCTCCATAGTTGAACTCGTCCATACCTACACGGATGGTTGCTACATTCATGAAGCCACTCATGAAGTCTTTGCGGATAAAATCGAGTTTATCGATCTGAATATATCCACCCTTCACATAGGCTTCAGTATGGTGTCTGGAAGAGAGATAGGTACGCAAGTGCATTCTCATACCATCCGCCAGCTGTACATCCAGGTTCAGATTGGCAGTAGGCAGGTTAAAATTATTGGCCAATTCTGTTAAAGAGTCTCCTGCATTGGTTTGAGAAAGTCCCTGAAATTGCATGGCAAAATCGCCACCCACACGCACTTTCACACCGGTGAATTCCACATCATTCTCCTTTGACGTCTCAAATACATTGAGACCATCTTTGTCATTGGCTCTGAAATATTGCAGCGCTGGCTGCTGAGCGTAAGCAAACACCACTCCTGTCAGAAACAGGGCTGTTAAGATTGATTTGAGCTTGAAGTTTTTCATGATTGATTTAGTTTAGATAGTCTGTTTATTTGTTGAGTAAAAGCTGATATTGGATGGTCACCTGATCACCTGTAGTGAGGCTTCCAAACATAGCTGTCGGTGGGTCTATCCCATACTCCGACATTTTGATAGATACTTCTCCGTTCACCTGCACAGTACCGGCACCTTTGATAGTGGTCTGCGCTTCGAGTGAGATGGTTCGTGACACCCCTGCAAGGGTGAGTACACCCAGTCCTTCGGCCTTACTGCCAGATAGCGCCAGCGATTCGGCGGTGAAATAGACTGTGGGAAATTTTTCGCTCTTCAGCGCATCGTAGGTCTTATCGTCCATAATGGATTTTCCACTTTTGATAGACTTTACATTCACCTCTACCTTGAGGTTGTTGATGAGGTTTTCTCCCATGGTACCAGAGACCACAAAATCGCCAACCTTGGATTCCCAATCGTGAAGGCTGGAGGTACCCAGAATGGTCATAGTGCTCTGTGATGGGACTGTCTTAAACTCCCACTGACCGGCGGTCAGTCCTGATATAAGGAGGAGTGTTAGTAAGAATTTCATTGTGTTTTGTTTTAGTTGATAAGGCGAAGGTAGAGGGGTACACGAACGTGAGGTATGACGAAACCAGTGAGACCGGATGATCTTGATCAACCATTTGATTGACCCTTGTTAGGAGAAAAACTGACGTAACGCAGTAATTGGTGATATGATGCGTTTGGTTTATTTTAAGGCCTAAAAACTGACCTGTATGAAAAAGACTGATTCAAAAGAAGCACCACAAAGTGTGGATGAGTACATCGCAGATTTCCCCATAGAAGTGCAGGAAATCCTGAAGGCAATCAGAAAGGTTATTCAACAGGCTGCACCGGAAGCTACTGAATCCATCAGCTATGGCATCCCCACCTTTTCTCAAAATGGAGCACTTGTTCACTTTGGGGGATATAAGCAGCACATAGGCTTCTACCCTGCACCAAGAGCGATCGAAGTGTTTAAAGAAGAGCTGTCAGGATATGAAGGTGGAAAAGGAACCATTAAGTTTCCCTTGAACAAACCGATCCCCATGGAACTGGTCACCCGAATCGTTCAATATCGGTTGGCAGAGAACCTCAACAAGTCGAAAAACAAAAAAGCCAGCTCCTGATATGATCAGGAGCTGGCTTCTACCCTAAATAGAAGGCTTTTTATTGTTTCTTCATTACACCCTTGCCTGTAGCCGCCCAGAAAATACCTCCATAGATGTGCTCAAGAAATATGGCATCAGAATAGGTCTCCGCCATATGCCCCATGGCTGTATAGAAGGCCCTCCCTCCATCAAAATCGTGATACCATGCTACCGGATGAAAGCCATTCATCCCCTTAGCTTCTTTCTCCCCCCACTTGGCTTTCACATCATATGTTGACTCATCCACGGTGATCAGGTAATTGAGATTATCCACTTTTTCTTCTCCAAACTCATACCATTCATCTGTCCACCAGCGCATATCAGGCATGAGCTGCATCCCTGGAAAATTACGATCCTCTACCCTGATGGCTGCAGTCTGACGGTGTGGGTGAATGTAGAACATACGGCCAATGAGTTGATTGTACCATGGCCAATCATACTCCGTATCTGAAGCCGTGTGAATCCCCACAAAGCCCTTTCCAGATTGAATAAACCGCTTAAACGCTTCCTGTTGCTCGTCATTCAGGATGTCCTGAGTAGTCATCAGAAAAATGACAACATCATATTCTGCCAAAGCTTTATCATTAAAAACCCTGGAGGCATCCTGATGCCAGTCAAGCGCAAAGTCATTGCGCTCCGCCAGCCACCGCATG
This Marinoscillum sp. 108 DNA region includes the following protein-coding sequences:
- a CDS encoding iron chaperone, with the translated sequence MKKTDSKEAPQSVDEYIADFPIEVQEILKAIRKVIQQAAPEATESISYGIPTFSQNGALVHFGGYKQHIGFYPAPRAIEVFKEELSGYEGGKGTIKFPLNKPIPMELVTRIVQYRLAENLNKSKNKKASS
- a CDS encoding ThuA domain-containing protein; the protein is MQRKITIMFVLFSMVSLTSFGQQFKALLFTKVAGYHHEAVNEGVDAMRWLAERNDFALDWHQDASRVFNDKALAEYDVVIFLMTTQDILNDEQQEAFKRFIQSGKGFVGIHTASDTEYDWPWYNQLIGRMFYIHPHRQTAAIRVEDRNFPGMQLMPDMRWWTDEWYEFGEEKVDNLNYLITVDESTYDVKAKWGEKEAKGMNGFHPVAWYHDFDGGRAFYTAMGHMAETYSDAIFLEHIYGGIFWAATGKGVMKKQ
- a CDS encoding YceI family protein, with translation MKFLLTLLLISGLTAGQWEFKTVPSQSTMTILGTSSLHDWESKVGDFVVSGTMGENLINNLKVEVNVKSIKSGKSIMDDKTYDALKSEKFPTVYFTAESLALSGSKAEGLGVLTLAGVSRTISLEAQTTIKGAGTVQVNGEVSIKMSEYGIDPPTAMFGSLTTGDQVTIQYQLLLNK